The Setaria viridis chromosome 2, Setaria_viridis_v4.0, whole genome shotgun sequence DNA window TTGGGAATATAAGGTTACCTGAATTATTGAAAAACAATTTATTCAACACAGTTTAATTAATCCAAAACTAGTTTAATCAATGATGGAGTAAATTACCCCATAAAGAACTATTTCACTGCAATAAATAAAGCCACCAGTTAGCTTGGACGCTTGTAACACCCTCTTTTCTTGAAGGAAAATTCAATATGATCCAAACCACCCAAAATAATGCTTAAGATGGACAAGAGGCCACAGAGGGATGAATGTCAAGCCATGACTCTATCCTTTTGTTGCTAAGTGCTCCCACAAACAAGTGGAGATTGTTTAGAAATAAATTTTTCTGTGGCAACAAATGCAGTGACACACTCCAACTAGCTAAACTCACATCAATATTTCAGTTCCCTAGCTATCCAAATTATTCAATGACACTACGCTATAAGATCCAGGCCAAGAACATACTATAGCACAATGACTTAAATACTCAGTTCACTATTGGTTCCATACTCAGTGATGGGTAGGGTTATCAAGGAAATGCTCATGAAATATTCAAGCAAACATATACTACATTCACTGGCCTAAGTATGATAAGACAGAAAGGCAAGCATATAGCAGCGCAAGAAAATGAATCAAATTAGTGCACTTTAAGGCAACTGGAGAGTAATAATCAACCAAAATTTCAGCTTATCATCCACAAAGAACCCACTGAAATTGTCTCCCGTCAAACCCAGCCTCTAAATGGAAACCACATACAAATCAACTAATCCCCAAGCTCCTGCTAATCGGTCACAGGAAAAGCTAAAACCATCACGAATGTCACAAGCACTCGCCACAAGTTCGACAGAACGACGCACTGACGAACATCTCCGCCCCCCTAGGCCCTTAAACCCTCGCAAGCCCCCTCGAATCAGCCAATCCCCAACCTTCACCACTTCCCGTCAGAACAGGAACACTTTTAACAACATTAGCGAGAGAGAACATTCGCTCGGGTGTCGAGACAACAAAAATGTTAGCACGCTACTCTGCGCGCTCACCACCAGTTCGACGAAATGGCGCGCCAAGCAAACCCGCGAGCAGCGCACCGGGATCACAACGAGCAGATGATAAAGTTGAGGGATTCGAGGTAAGGGAGCTCACCAGGCGATTGAGGGGCAAAGCAGGAGGAGAAGCCCCTGGCGTGATGCGGAGAGGACGCCGAGGAGGGGACGCCATAGAGATGCAACAGGAGGGCACCCTCAGCACCTGATGCGCTACCGAGGCGGGGGGCCCAGAGAATGCCGGGGAGCCCGGAGGCCGCCGGGGACGCGAGGACgcgacgcgcgcgcgcggcggcggcctgcatGGCGGCTGCTTCTCCgtgcggcggccggaggggagCAAACTGGGTGGGGGAAGGCTGCGAGGCGAAAGGGAAGCGCACAAAGTTGGGCTGCGAGTTTGATTGGGTTTCGTATCAGGCGGGTAAATTGGGCTCGCCTTAATGGGCCGTGAGTCCAGGATCTCAAATTACAAAGGAACACGTTGAAATTCGCAACGGCCATGACAAAACCACAAGTCACAACAAATCTTAGGCACAATAGCCCAACCAACCATCCGCCTTCGGGCTTCTTGTTGTTGGCTTGGTTGAGACTTTGAGAGGGATGACCTCCCTCCTTACTCGTCCTGTGTTCTTCAGTTTATTAGCAAGGTTAATCTGCCAAAATCACTCCATGTCATAGGATTTAATTTTGTATATATCTGAGGATAAAGTGATAAATGTTACTCTTTCTGATTAATCTCAACTacctttttataaaaaaaaatcgtaTCTGCAGTGTGCCACTGGCTCACAAATTACATACACAAATGATTAGCTGAGCACTTCTCCCAGATGATACAGTTGCACGCGGGAATGGAAGGCAAGCTCGACGTTGACGGCCAGATGATCAGGAAGAAGGGGCCGGAAAACCTAGAGGGAGTAGAGCTTCCTGAGATTCATGGGCGAGATGTACTTGCTGTCTCCGTCGACGATGTACTTGGCGAGCAGGACGTTGGCCGCCTCGCTGGGGTGGTAGGGGTCCCAGAACACGTGCTTGTCCCGTGCGTCGCACATGCTCGTCGTCGGCCCGCACGGCACCATCCCGTCGTACGACCCGCCGTTGCCGCAGCACGCCACGCTCGCCGTCTCAAACCCTGCAGCATTTTCAACCGATCGATCACACATCTCATCCTCCTCCTAGCTAGGGCCTCGATCATGTCGTTCTTGCTCACTCACCGTAGTTGGGGTAGTTGGTGATGAGCTCCATGACGAGGTCGTAGACGTTGGCGAGGCAGAACCTGGCGCCGGGGAGGTTGCCGTTGAGCTCGATCAGAAGCTCCCTCAGCCGGCCGTTGTACTGAGCCGCCAGCTGGTTGGGCAGCTTCACGCACTCGTCCTCCCCCACCCGGTTGATGGTCTTCTGGTACGGGATGCACCCCAGCGGGCCCACGTTCGCCACCACGAACTTCCGGGCGTCCAGAGTGTACAGCCTCTGCAGCAACAACAGACAGCGTTCAGGATCCGCCATTGCCGACTGGTGTGGTGACTAGCTGAAGCTGCTCCAAGCACGTTAACACGCACCGTGAGCTGGTCTCGGAGGTGGAAGATGAGGTCGTTGACGAAGCCGTCGGGCGACTCGGAGATCCGCGTGCCGGTGGAGAGGACCGGCATCAGGTAGTTGTTGAGGAAGTCGTTGGAGCCGACGGTGACGGAGAAGATGGCCTTCCTTCTCAGGAACTCCTTGGCCTTGTCCCTGCCAAGCAGGTCGTCCAGCTGCTTCCTCGTGATGTTGAAGTAATCCACCTGGATGTCCATGCCGATCCGGTTCACCTGATGAACAGATTCATCCATGCATGGGTCATTTTTTATCTTCAGTCAGCAACCTGACACGTACGATTTGTCTGGAGAATTTGGGAAGTTAGTAAGGATTGGTGGACGAACGACTCACGAAGATTTTGCCTGTGGCGTTGAGTATCCCCGCGCCTCCCGACGCGTAGTTGACGCCGTTGAGGATCGCGCCGCCGGTGGTGTTGGGGGCGAGGAACGGCGGCGAGTAGTCCGCCTGGCCCAGCATCTCGCCGATGATGTCGGCGATGGTCCTGCCGTTGGTGAAGCGGCCGGTGGGCATGCCGCCGGACGCGGCGAAGTCGATGCCGTTGGGGGTCATGTTGGCCTTGGACAGCGAGGGGATGAAGTTGTTGTTCCCGGCGTCCACCAGCGAGTCCCCGAAGATGAAGGACGCGCCGCCCCCGAACTCGTCCACCACCTCCCCTCTCGCCACCACGCAGAGCACCGCCACCACGgcggccgccattgccgccgcccaACCCATGCTTGCTTCGTTCTGCTGGTTGCAGTCAGTGAGGGCGCAAGCAGCGGGCTACAACAAGACTCCAAGACGTTGCAGGTACGGAAAAGCAGGGGCGAGCGAGCGTGGTATATAGGCGGTAGCCGACTATGGAAGTAGGTGATCGGATGAGGCACCCTGGCTTATATTAGCTCCGGATCAAGATCTCCGAGGAACGAGGAGAGCTCGTTCGCCGGCCAACAATGGTGGAACTGTTCCCGATCGGGTTCCTTGCTTCTTGATATGGGGAGGAGACAGGAGACTCGGGGAGTGTGCGGGTGCAGGTGTTTGGTTTGACGGTTGCGCTGCGAGCAGTGAGCTAGATATGGTAGCTAAACAAACAGGGGTCTCACATCGGTTGTCATGTCGATCACCCCGGCCGTCGTCGTTGCAGCTCCGAGCCTCCGACGTGTGCCGTCTGCCGCGTGGCGGTTGTGCGGTCGCCGGGTCAGCAGGGTTGATGTGAGTTTGGCATCCAGAAAGCTGGGTGCTATTCTTTTCCCCGGGGCCGCAGCGTCTCTGGTGGTTAGGTGGCGGTTAGTTTAGGTGGCCTGAAACAACCGAACCGAGCTCGAGCGGCGTGTGGTCTCTGTTTCCTTGGACAGGAGTCTGGTCGTTCTCTGGGATTACTGAATGCCTATCGCTGTCGCTGGCGGTGATGGATTCGGTATCGCGAGAGACTCGGCTCTGAAGAACAATTGCTGAACCAAAGCGTGATTGGTGAACCCGTCCTTATCGGCCTTGGGTCCTGCATATCTGCTGCGTCTCCTTGCTTGTTCGGTACAGTTACAGTTACAGTAGACATTCCTCACCTTGAAGTGCCTTTGAAGCTTTGAACACAGCATGTGAAATTGTGAATGGAACAGATAGGAGAGCATTCTACAGTCTAAACGTTGGGTGTCAGTGTGCTATTATACAACGTACATACAAACATATGTACCATCACAGCAACTGATGATGCTATCTCGACAAGGTTATGCTGATGCCCATGTCGCAGGACGCGGACATTTCTGTGCCCACGGGGCGCACATTGAAGTACGCCGGTTTCTTCGGCTCCGGGAGGACCACGCCCTCGCCGCTGCTCAGCATCTTGACGACCTCATCCATGGCGGGGCGGTCGTCCGCGCCCTCCTGAACGCAGAGAAGGGCCACATGGACGTACCTCTCCATCGTGAAGTGGTATCTCTCATTCCCTAGTAAACAGCGATCGACCAGCTCGTGCCATTGCCCGGCTTTCCAGAGCAGCCAAGCCTAcaatacaaggaaaaaaaattaaaccacAAGTAGGTAACTGTGCTGCTATTTTCTGACTAATTTTAAAGTTCAACTTCAAGGACCAAGCAAAATTATCTTCAACTAACATATGCGATGAGCTTGTACAGTTTGCCATCGTATCTGTAGGACCCAGTGGTCATCGTCCCGCTTATGATCTCCAGGAGCAGGACGCCGAAGCTGAAGACGTCAGATTTGACCGAGCAGACTCCATCCGAGGCATACTCTGGAGCTATGTAGCCACTTGATCATGCAAAACAAAGTGTTCAGTGGAGCGTACAAGTAAACTATACAAAATTTATAGTCAACTTGAAAATTAGTAAGCGTATGCAGAGAGAGCTGCTTACTGTGTGCCTACGATTCTTGTGGTGTTTGACTCGGCCACGCTAGAGCTGAATATCCTAGCCATcccaaaatctgaaattttggGGTTCATCTCGTTGTCCAAGAGAATGTTGCTGGCTTTGAGATCCCTATGGACAACGCAGGGGCGTGAGTGTATGTGGAGGTAAAGAAGCCCCTGTGATATCCCATCGATTATATTCAGACGTTTAGGCCAGTCCAGTGACAATCCTTTTTTACTGTCTGCAAAATACAACTGAAGTTAGATTAATAAACTAAGAATAAAATTCACAAATTTCATCATAGAAAATTAGGTCTGCAAACGGTGTTTTCAAGGGGAAGATCTTTTCGTTGGAGAAGTTTTCAAGGGTAAGATTTTTTTCAAGGAGAATTTATTTTGTAGAAGTTCTCAAGGTAGTCTTGTTGCGATACCGAAGATGATGAGGTCTAGGCTTTTATTTGCCATGTACTCGTACACCAGAATCTTCTCGTGCTCCCCTTCAATACAGCAGCCCAACAGCTTGACTAGATTTCGGTGCTGAAGCTTTGCAATGAGCTGGATCTCATTCTTGAACTCTAGCAAACCTTGCGAAGAACAGGGAGCAAGTCTTTTCACTGCAATTTCAAGCCCATCAGGCAACAGACCCTGACAACGCCAAACATATATTGTACTTAGAACAATTATTTCAGCTTGAAGATAGAGACAGGACTTCTTGTGATGTCTGAACATCACTGAAAACGACTTAAATACCTTATAGACAGCACCAAAACCACCTTGTCCAAGTTTGTTTTCAATCGAAAAACCATTAGTAGCGCCTTTCATCTGAGAGAAATCGTAAAGCGAAAACCCTGAGTTGCCTTCTTCCATTCTCCAGAGATTGATCACACTTTTCACAGCAATAGACAACCTAAAAAGCTCCAACCGAGCAAGTTCTGATCACAGGTA harbors:
- the LOC117845359 gene encoding GDSL esterase/lipase At2g23540 encodes the protein MGWAAAMAAAVVAVLCVVARGEVVDEFGGGASFIFGDSLVDAGNNNFIPSLSKANMTPNGIDFAASGGMPTGRFTNGRTIADIIGEMLGQADYSPPFLAPNTTGGAILNGVNYASGGAGILNATGKIFVNRIGMDIQVDYFNITRKQLDDLLGRDKAKEFLRRKAIFSVTVGSNDFLNNYLMPVLSTGTRISESPDGFVNDLIFHLRDQLTRLYTLDARKFVVANVGPLGCIPYQKTINRVGEDECVKLPNQLAAQYNGRLRELLIELNGNLPGARFCLANVYDLVMELITNYPNYGFETASVACCGNGGSYDGMVPCGPTTSMCDARDKHVFWDPYHPSEAANVLLAKYIVDGDSKYISPMNLRKLYSL
- the LOC117845357 gene encoding putative cysteine-rich receptor-like protein kinase 20, whose protein sequence is MSASFAHFMLLAVALVLVAFAASLPPAAAEDTILGHKCGMPAAGNNASSDAYRSNLNALAAILVAGARANGSAAGAVGAAAAPDAAYGVALCRGDFTGDACARGLGDALASAVNDSESAFGCGRQLRDVTLFYDRYQLRFSGADFLSGDGDTPKWAGNNTNFVKPADAARRFDGLVSELVNKIADIAAGRPDRYATGRSRFQEQGLTLYGLVQCTVDMPPERCRACLDGLISAFPATFPSGQHGGRILVPRCTVRYETDDTFFNTANLSVDLHKPKPSKSWLWATIPVVSVSLLAASFLLYRWIKIRRKRELARLELFRLSIAVKSVINLWRMEEGNSGFSLYDFSQMKGATNGFSIENKLGQGGFGAVYKGLLPDGLEIAVKRLAPCSSQGLLEFKNEIQLIAKLQHRNLVKLLGCCIEGEHEKILVYEYMANKSLDLIIFDSKKGLSLDWPKRLNIIDGISQGLLYLHIHSRPCVVHRDLKASNILLDNEMNPKISDFGMARIFSSSVAESNTTRIVGTHGYIAPEYASDGVCSVKSDVFSFGVLLLEIISGTMTTGSYRYDGKLYKLIAYAWLLWKAGQWHELVDRCLLGNERYHFTMERYVHVALLCVQEGADDRPAMDEVVKMLSSGEGVVLPEPKKPAYFNVRPVGTEMSASCDMGISITLSR